The Zingiber officinale cultivar Zhangliang chromosome 9A, Zo_v1.1, whole genome shotgun sequence genome window below encodes:
- the LOC122020758 gene encoding 24-methylenesterol C-methyltransferase 2-like: MDLSTATWTAAVVGAAAVYWFVWVMGSAEVKGKRAVNLKTGSVSRDQVQEKHRQFWSFFVRSKEDIAAASDEYRRISFIETYYDLVTDIYEWGWGQSFHFSPSLPGRSHREATRIYEKRVADAIAARPGQRILDVGCGVGGPMRTIAAHSGAGIVGITISEYQVSRAREHNRRAGLDGRCEVVRGNYLEMPFPESSFDGAYCVQAACHARRLEDVYREVFRVLKPGALFVTDDWVTTALYRPDDPRHVEAIRGTERGGALATLRAQHELAATARQVGFEVLEERDLALPPAEPWWTRLKMSRLAYWRNHLLISVLAVLRIAPKGMVEVHEMLCEAAAHMSYAGETGIFTPLQMILCRKPSIKP, from the coding sequence ATGGATCTCTCGACGGCAACGTGGACGGCGGCGGTTGTCGGCGCTGCCGCAGTCTACTGGTTCGTGTGGGTGATGGGCTCGGCGGAAGTGAAAGGTAAGCGGGCAGTGAACCTTAAGACGGGATCCGTCTCGCGGGATCAGGTACAGGAGAAGCACAGGCAGTTCTGGTCCTTCTTTGTCCGCTCCAAGGAGGACATTGCCGCCGCGTCCGACGAATACAGGAGGATTTCCTTCATCGAAACCTATTACGATCTCGTCACTGACATCTACGAGTGGGGATGGGGGCAGTCCTTCCACTTCTCGCCCTCACTTCCCGGCCGCTCCCACCGGGAAGCCACCCGCATCTACGAGAAGCGCGTCGCTGATGCCATAGCCGCTCGCCCGGGACAACGAATCCTCGACGTGGGATGCGGCGTCGGCGGCCCGATGCGCACCATTGCTGCCCACTCCGGCGCCGGCATCGTCGGCATCACCATCAGCGAGTACCAGGTCTCTCGCGCCCGCGAGCACAACCGCAGGGCCGGCCTCGACGGGCGCTGCGAAGTCGTCCGCGGCAACTACCTCGAGATGCCCTTCCCGGAATCCTCCTTCGACGGGGCTTACTGCGTCCAGGCCGCCTGCCACGCTCGCCGCCTGGAGGACGTCTACCGCGAGGTCTTCCGCGTGCTCAAGCCCGGCGCCCTTTTCGTGACCGACGATTGGGTCACCACTGCGCTGTACCGGCCGGACGATCCGCGCCACGTCGAGGCCATCCGCGGGACCGAGCGCGGCGGCGCGCTCGCAACCCTCCGTGCGCAGCACGAGTTGGCGGCAACCGCGCGCCAGGTGGGCTTCGAGGTCCTGGAGGAGCGCGATCTGGCGCTACCCCCGGCGGAGCCGTGGTGGACGCGTCTCAAGATGAGCCGCTTAGCCTACTGGCGCAACCACCTTCTGATCTCCGTCCTCGCCGTGCTGCGCATCGCCCCGAAGGGCATGGTCGAGGTCCACGAGATGCTTTGCGAGGCCGCGGCCCACATGAGCTATGCCGGCGAGACCGGCATCTTCACCCCCCTGCAAATGATCCTCTGCCGAAAACCTTCCATCAAGCCGTAA